The proteins below are encoded in one region of Tessaracoccus aquimaris:
- a CDS encoding heavy-metal-associated domain-containing protein, producing MITNYTVTGMTCGNCVNHVTEEVSEIDGVNDVKVSLEGGAMAVESDERIPFDAIIEAVKEAGDYAVVEA from the coding sequence ATGATCACCAACTACACCGTCACGGGCATGACCTGTGGCAACTGCGTCAACCATGTCACCGAGGAGGTCTCGGAGATCGACGGCGTCAACGACGTCAAGGTGAGCCTCGAGGGGGGCGCCATGGCCGTCGAGTCCGACGAGCGGATCCCGTTCGACGCCATCATCGAGGCCGTCAAGGAGGCGGGCGACTACGCCGTCGTCGAGGCCTGA
- a CDS encoding metal-sensitive transcriptional regulator: MTEAVDQTCHSTHGYTAEKASYLRRLKLIEGQARGIARMVENDQYCIDILTQVAAVTSALKAVSLGLLEDHLEHCVADAARKGGAEADEKLEEAMQAIKRLVK, translated from the coding sequence ATGACCGAGGCAGTTGATCAGACGTGTCATTCGACGCATGGCTACACGGCCGAGAAGGCGAGCTATCTGCGCCGCCTGAAGCTGATCGAGGGGCAGGCGCGCGGCATCGCGAGGATGGTCGAGAACGACCAGTACTGCATCGACATCCTCACGCAGGTCGCCGCCGTGACGAGCGCCCTCAAGGCCGTCTCGCTCGGCCTGCTCGAGGACCATCTGGAGCACTGCGTCGCAGACGCCGCGCGCAAGGGTGGGGCGGAGGCCGATGAGAAACTCGAGGAAGCGATGCAGGCCATCAAGCGCCTGGTGAAGTAG
- the dnaB gene encoding replicative DNA helicase: protein MTQAAVYDDRELDRTPPQDLAAEQSVLGAMLMSKDAISDAVEVLRGVDFYRPNHETIFDAIVNLYGRGEPADPITVAGELGKSGQLAKVGGTIYLHDLLSSVSIAANAPYYAEIVRDKAVLRRLVNASIRIAQLGYQGQGEVDKIVDEAQQTLFEVTEKKASEDYKSLRELIEPTFDEIESIQNSGDGLSGVPTGFTDLDRLTNGFHGGQMIIVAARPGVGKSTFALDICRSAAIHHNLTAAFFSLEMSRTEIVMKVLSAEASIPLNRIRGGGAKMDESDWQRITDKAAILGEKSFFIDDSPNLTMMEIRAKARRLKQRNDLQLLAIDYIQLMSSGKKVESRQLEVSEFSRQIKLLAKELEIPVIALSQLSRNTEQRKDGIPQLSDLRESGSLEQDADMVIMLHRPEMYSQNPTDDERGLATFHIPKHRNGETGKIDALFQGHYSRFTNAPI from the coding sequence GTGACCCAAGCTGCCGTGTACGACGATCGTGAGCTCGACCGCACACCTCCCCAGGATCTGGCGGCGGAGCAGAGCGTGCTCGGCGCCATGCTGATGTCGAAGGACGCCATCTCGGACGCCGTCGAGGTGCTCCGTGGGGTCGACTTCTACCGTCCCAACCACGAGACCATCTTCGACGCCATCGTCAACCTGTACGGCCGCGGTGAGCCGGCCGATCCGATCACGGTGGCGGGCGAGCTTGGCAAGTCGGGTCAGTTGGCGAAGGTCGGCGGCACCATCTATCTTCACGACCTGCTCTCGAGCGTCTCGATCGCGGCCAACGCGCCGTACTACGCAGAGATCGTGCGCGACAAGGCCGTGCTTCGCCGCCTCGTGAACGCGTCGATCCGCATCGCCCAGCTTGGCTACCAGGGTCAGGGCGAGGTCGACAAGATCGTCGACGAGGCGCAGCAGACGCTCTTCGAGGTCACCGAGAAGAAGGCCTCCGAGGACTACAAGTCGCTGCGTGAGCTGATCGAGCCGACGTTCGACGAGATCGAGTCCATCCAGAACTCCGGCGACGGACTCTCAGGAGTCCCGACCGGTTTCACGGACCTCGACCGGCTCACCAACGGCTTCCACGGCGGCCAGATGATCATCGTCGCGGCCCGCCCGGGCGTCGGCAAGTCGACCTTCGCGCTCGACATCTGCCGCAGCGCGGCCATCCATCACAACCTGACGGCCGCGTTCTTCTCGCTCGAGATGAGCCGCACCGAGATCGTGATGAAGGTCCTCAGCGCCGAGGCGTCCATTCCGCTGAACCGGATCCGCGGCGGTGGCGCCAAGATGGACGAGAGCGACTGGCAGCGCATCACTGACAAGGCCGCCATCCTCGGCGAGAAGAGCTTCTTCATCGACGACTCCCCCAACCTCACGATGATGGAGATCCGGGCAAAGGCCCGCCGCCTGAAGCAGCGCAACGACCTGCAGTTGCTCGCGATCGACTACATCCAGCTGATGAGCTCCGGCAAGAAGGTCGAGTCGCGCCAGTTGGAGGTCTCCGAGTTCTCCCGTCAGATCAAGCTGCTGGCGAAGGAACTCGAGATCCCCGTCATCGCGTTGTCGCAGTTGTCGCGTAACACCGAGCAGCGCAAGGACGGCATCCCGCAGCTTTCGGACCTTCGAGAGTCGGGCTCGCTCGAGCAGGACGCCGACATGGTGATCATGCTGCACCGCCCGGAGATGTACTCGCAGAACCCGACCGACGACGAGCGCGGCCTGGCGACCTTCCACATCCCGAAGCACCGTAACGGCGAGACCGGCAAGATCGACGCGCTGTTCCAGGGCCACTACAGCCGCTTCACCAACGCCCCCATCTGA
- a CDS encoding AraC family transcriptional regulator, with protein sequence MDPLSRFVLGPRAVAPTCLRVHLAGRWGLSVEDRSSLTVIAVTAGRLIVEGQRVDAGQVAVVRGPEPFRVLSDEGAPVTIRINEQQRCETVAGESLELVWRRGVRSWGMPGACGTEFLIGVYTDHGASARALDAVLPRAIVAAPMGGASADLLAAELSGGGVGHEGLLTSLVGVLLVQSVRGWAAKNRAAARWLAAPDDPVVGPMLARIHEAPADGHTVATLAAAAHASRALASARFTSVVGRPVMAYLRSWRLAIAADLVADGALPLDAIAGEVGYGSGFALSTAFRREFGLSPSDYRRLRRDRA encoded by the coding sequence ATGGATCCCCTGTCGCGGTTCGTGCTCGGCCCTCGCGCCGTCGCACCCACCTGCCTGCGCGTCCACCTCGCCGGTCGATGGGGACTTTCGGTCGAGGACCGGTCAAGCCTGACGGTGATCGCCGTCACGGCAGGCCGACTCATCGTGGAGGGCCAGCGGGTCGACGCGGGCCAGGTCGCCGTCGTGCGCGGGCCCGAGCCCTTCCGGGTGCTGAGCGACGAGGGCGCGCCGGTGACCATCCGGATCAACGAGCAGCAGCGCTGCGAGACCGTCGCGGGGGAGTCGCTCGAACTGGTCTGGCGCCGCGGCGTCAGGTCGTGGGGGATGCCAGGAGCGTGTGGGACCGAGTTCCTGATCGGCGTCTACACCGACCACGGCGCCTCCGCGCGGGCCCTGGACGCCGTGCTTCCCCGCGCCATCGTCGCCGCCCCGATGGGCGGGGCGTCCGCCGACCTGCTGGCCGCCGAACTCTCGGGCGGCGGCGTCGGCCACGAGGGGCTGCTCACCTCGCTGGTGGGAGTGCTCCTCGTCCAGAGCGTTCGCGGGTGGGCCGCCAAGAATCGGGCGGCGGCCCGCTGGCTCGCCGCACCCGACGACCCCGTGGTCGGCCCGATGCTGGCGCGCATCCACGAGGCGCCCGCCGACGGCCACACCGTCGCGACGCTCGCGGCCGCGGCGCACGCGTCGCGCGCACTGGCAAGCGCCCGGTTCACCTCCGTCGTCGGGCGACCCGTGATGGCCTACCTCAGGTCGTGGCGCCTGGCCATCGCCGCGGACCTGGTCGCCGACGGCGCGCTCCCGCTCGACGCCATCGCGGGTGAGGTCGGCTACGGGAGCGGCTTCGCGCTGTCGACGGCGTTCCGCCGCGAGTTCGGCCTCAGCCCCAGCGACTACCGGCGGCTCAGAAGGGATCGAGCGTGA
- a CDS encoding anthrone oxygenase family protein translates to MQPHLPVTVLAATAAAATSGIYLAFTSMVLPALAVRQPDDAVATMRAINRAAVRAPFMSLFFGGAIAAVAAGALSLGHGSTIGAVGAALSLASHVVTVASNVPLNNALERDPSASWQEYSRRWGTSNALRAALSAAGAACLAAGLVGQP, encoded by the coding sequence ATGCAGCCCCACCTCCCCGTCACCGTCCTGGCGGCCACGGCCGCCGCCGCCACGTCCGGGATCTATCTGGCCTTCACCTCGATGGTGCTTCCCGCCCTGGCCGTTCGTCAGCCAGACGACGCGGTCGCGACCATGCGGGCGATCAACCGGGCCGCGGTCCGGGCGCCGTTCATGTCGCTGTTCTTCGGCGGCGCGATCGCCGCGGTCGCGGCAGGGGCGCTGTCTCTGGGTCATGGCTCCACGATCGGCGCGGTGGGCGCTGCCCTCTCCCTTGCCAGTCACGTCGTCACCGTGGCGTCGAATGTGCCTCTGAACAACGCCCTCGAACGCGACCCTTCCGCTTCGTGGCAGGAGTACTCGCGGCGTTGGGGAACCTCCAACGCGCTGCGGGCCGCGTTGTCGGCCGCCGGCGCCGCCTGCCTGGCCGCCGGCCTCGTGGGGCAGCCCTGA
- a CDS encoding DUF6553 family protein: protein MTSPLLERARYGTKPGKADHFLGFWLSLVIEGRGYVRASDARRARKTIDAFVADTAPALAEAGPEAYFGELLDAARLYFGTTLTDPAYSSTLFGLKRISNEELHGKIANEAASALQVIIDSNLETDTARRLPQLWVEGYLEAIPNGADELRRALAKRPSAFDAVGHLLDPLA from the coding sequence ATGACCTCTCCCCTGTTGGAACGCGCCCGCTACGGCACCAAGCCAGGCAAGGCCGATCACTTCCTGGGGTTCTGGCTGTCGCTGGTGATCGAGGGCCGCGGCTATGTGCGCGCCTCGGACGCCCGGCGCGCCAGGAAGACGATCGACGCGTTCGTCGCTGACACCGCGCCTGCCCTCGCAGAGGCGGGGCCGGAGGCGTACTTCGGCGAACTGCTCGACGCGGCGCGGCTGTACTTCGGCACCACGCTGACCGACCCCGCCTACTCGTCGACGCTTTTCGGGCTCAAGCGGATCTCGAATGAGGAACTGCACGGCAAGATCGCCAACGAGGCGGCCTCGGCCCTGCAGGTCATCATCGACTCCAACCTCGAGACGGACACGGCGCGCCGGCTGCCCCAGTTGTGGGTCGAGGGCTACCTGGAGGCCATCCCCAACGGCGCGGACGAGTTGCGTCGAGCCCTGGCGAAGCGGCCCTCGGCGTTCGACGCCGTCGGGCACCTGCTCGACCCGTTGGCGTGA
- a CDS encoding A/G-specific adenine glycosylase: MTGDVEAVRSAVITWFADHARALPWRDAATTPWGVLVSEIMLQQTPAARVEAPWRDWMLRWPTPRDLAEAPMDEVLRAWGRLGYPRRALRLREAAATIVDLHGGVVPDDESALLALPGVGAYTAAAVRAFAFGRRSLVLDVNVRRVLARVADGVEHPARHETAAERRAAMAWVPDGDAEAAAWSAAAMELGATVCTARSPECRACPVAGQCAWLAAGRPAWQGPARVAQPWEGTDRQCRGRIMGALRGSREPVPLAEFAWSDEDQLARCVASLVSDGLAVATPAGLSLPR; encoded by the coding sequence GTGACCGGGGACGTCGAGGCTGTCCGCTCGGCGGTCATCACCTGGTTCGCGGACCATGCGAGGGCGCTGCCGTGGCGCGACGCGGCGACGACGCCCTGGGGTGTGCTTGTCAGCGAGATCATGCTGCAGCAGACGCCCGCGGCCCGCGTCGAGGCTCCGTGGCGGGACTGGATGCTTCGCTGGCCGACGCCCCGCGACCTGGCAGAGGCCCCAATGGACGAGGTGTTGAGGGCGTGGGGTCGGCTCGGCTACCCGCGGCGGGCGCTGCGACTGCGCGAGGCGGCGGCCACGATCGTCGACCTGCACGGCGGGGTCGTCCCGGACGACGAGTCAGCCCTCCTTGCGCTCCCTGGGGTCGGCGCCTACACCGCTGCGGCGGTGCGGGCGTTCGCGTTCGGAAGGCGGTCTTTGGTGCTCGACGTGAACGTCCGCCGGGTGCTGGCGCGAGTGGCCGACGGCGTCGAGCATCCGGCGCGGCACGAGACCGCGGCGGAGCGTCGGGCGGCGATGGCGTGGGTGCCGGACGGCGACGCGGAGGCCGCCGCCTGGTCGGCCGCCGCGATGGAGTTGGGCGCGACGGTCTGCACGGCCCGCTCTCCCGAGTGCAGGGCCTGCCCGGTGGCCGGGCAGTGCGCCTGGCTTGCTGCGGGTCGTCCCGCGTGGCAGGGCCCGGCGCGGGTCGCCCAGCCGTGGGAGGGGACCGACCGGCAGTGCAGGGGTCGCATCATGGGCGCCCTGCGCGGGTCTCGCGAACCGGTGCCGCTCGCTGAGTTCGCCTGGTCCGACGAGGACCAGTTGGCCCGCTGCGTCGCGTCGTTGGTCTCCGACGGGCTGGCGGTCGCCACGCCCGCCGGGCTGAGCCTGCCCCGCTAG
- a CDS encoding HAD family hydrolase — translation MRFEVDAILFDIDGTLVDSTAVVERTWRLWCDVHDVDVDELLSVSHGRRSEDTIADFLPPERIPESLAFLDSLEEDDLSDVVALPATGDLLASLPLDRWAVVTSGNRSLMQARLRTAGLPIPPVMVTAEDVSNGKPDPQCYLLAAERLGFTPGRCLVVEDAPAGIHAGLAAGGPVLGVATSHPADAVADATAVVTDLTSVTVAVTPEGLVVETS, via the coding sequence ATGCGCTTCGAGGTGGATGCCATCCTTTTCGACATCGACGGGACGCTGGTCGACTCGACCGCCGTCGTCGAACGGACCTGGCGGTTGTGGTGCGACGTGCACGACGTGGACGTCGACGAACTGCTGAGCGTCAGCCACGGCAGGCGCAGCGAGGACACCATCGCCGACTTCCTGCCCCCCGAGCGGATCCCCGAGTCGCTGGCCTTCCTCGACTCGCTCGAGGAGGACGACCTCAGCGACGTCGTGGCCCTCCCCGCCACCGGAGACCTGCTCGCCTCGCTTCCCCTGGACAGGTGGGCGGTCGTGACGTCGGGGAACCGGTCGCTGATGCAGGCACGACTCAGGACCGCAGGGCTTCCGATCCCGCCCGTGATGGTGACCGCCGAGGACGTCTCCAACGGCAAGCCCGACCCGCAGTGCTACCTGCTCGCGGCCGAGCGCCTCGGCTTCACGCCCGGGCGCTGCCTGGTGGTGGAGGACGCGCCTGCAGGCATCCACGCCGGCCTGGCCGCCGGGGGCCCGGTGCTTGGCGTCGCGACCTCGCACCCGGCCGACGCGGTAGCCGACGCGACGGCAGTGGTCACCGACCTCACCTCCGTGACGGTCGCCGTCACCCCGGAGGGCCTGGTCGTCGAGACCTCCTAG
- a CDS encoding YnfA family protein: protein MLTLRSAALFVAAALLEIGGAWLVWQGIREHRGWVWIGGGVIALGLYGAVATLQPDANFGRILAAYGGVFIVGSLLWGMVADGFRPDRWDVVGALICLVGVGIIMYAPRGAVAG from the coding sequence GTGCTGACCCTGCGCTCCGCCGCGCTGTTCGTGGCCGCGGCCCTGCTGGAGATCGGCGGCGCCTGGCTCGTGTGGCAGGGCATCCGCGAGCACCGCGGCTGGGTGTGGATCGGCGGGGGAGTGATCGCGCTTGGCCTCTACGGGGCCGTCGCGACGCTGCAGCCGGACGCGAACTTCGGCCGCATCCTTGCGGCCTACGGGGGCGTGTTCATCGTGGGCTCGCTGCTGTGGGGCATGGTTGCAGACGGCTTCCGCCCGGATCGCTGGGACGTCGTCGGCGCACTGATCTGCCTGGTCGGCGTCGGGATCATCATGTACGCCCCGCGCGGCGCCGTGGCCGGCTGA
- a CDS encoding purine-cytosine permease family protein: protein MTENSATSIEVNGINVIAEDERKGKPSDLFMPWFAANISILAIPYGVWFLGFGISFWQATIAGVIGVIASFLLVGFSSLAGKVGSAPTMILSRAAFGVHGNALPSVIGYLILVGWEIVLVTLATKATNTVLGRLGWASGNVSLIVSFLIIAAIIVAAGILGFDAIMKVQTWITWATAILTVIYIALTIQHIDVAAVTAIPSGPFQAVLGALVLAITGFGLSWANSASDYSRYLPRSSSSVGVVGWTTFGASVAPIVLVIYGLFLAGSDPKLSEAVNLDPIGALTQILPLWFLIPFVIVAILGLVGGAVLDIYSSGLTLLALGLPVKRWQAAALDGVLMVIGTIYAVWVATNFIGPFQGFLITLGVPLAVWVGIFLADLMLRRQGYHDEALFDSRGIYGSVNWVAVTLMVVGSIIGWGLVTNTMADFTKWQGYLLGPLGGKEGAWAYSNLGVLVAILIGFFGYWILCGGRVRRQQ, encoded by the coding sequence ATGACCGAAAACTCCGCGACCTCCATCGAGGTCAACGGCATCAATGTGATCGCTGAGGACGAGCGCAAGGGAAAGCCCAGCGACCTGTTCATGCCCTGGTTCGCCGCCAACATCTCCATCCTGGCGATCCCCTACGGCGTGTGGTTCCTCGGGTTCGGGATCTCCTTCTGGCAGGCGACCATCGCGGGCGTGATCGGCGTCATCGCGTCGTTCCTGCTCGTCGGCTTCTCCTCGCTGGCGGGAAAGGTCGGGTCTGCGCCCACCATGATCCTGTCGCGCGCCGCGTTCGGCGTGCACGGCAACGCGCTGCCGTCGGTGATCGGGTACCTGATCCTGGTCGGCTGGGAGATCGTGCTCGTGACCCTCGCCACGAAGGCCACCAACACGGTTCTTGGCAGGCTCGGCTGGGCCTCTGGCAACGTGTCGCTGATCGTCTCCTTCCTGATCATCGCCGCCATCATCGTCGCGGCGGGCATCCTCGGCTTCGACGCGATCATGAAGGTCCAGACGTGGATCACCTGGGCCACCGCGATCCTGACGGTGATCTACATCGCGCTGACCATCCAGCACATCGACGTCGCGGCCGTCACGGCGATCCCGTCCGGACCGTTCCAGGCGGTGCTCGGGGCCCTCGTGCTCGCGATCACCGGCTTCGGCCTCTCCTGGGCCAACTCGGCCTCCGACTACTCCCGGTACCTGCCGCGCTCCTCCTCAAGCGTCGGCGTGGTCGGCTGGACGACGTTCGGCGCGTCGGTCGCCCCCATCGTCCTTGTCATCTACGGTCTCTTCCTGGCCGGCTCTGACCCCAAGCTCAGCGAAGCGGTCAACCTCGACCCGATCGGCGCGCTCACCCAGATCCTGCCGCTGTGGTTCCTGATCCCGTTCGTCATCGTCGCGATCCTCGGCCTCGTCGGCGGCGCGGTGCTCGACATCTACTCCTCTGGCCTTACGCTGCTCGCGCTCGGCCTGCCCGTCAAGCGCTGGCAGGCGGCGGCGCTCGACGGCGTCCTGATGGTCATCGGCACCATCTATGCCGTGTGGGTCGCGACCAACTTCATCGGCCCCTTCCAGGGCTTCCTGATCACGCTCGGGGTGCCGCTCGCGGTGTGGGTCGGCATCTTCCTCGCGGACCTGATGCTGCGACGCCAGGGGTACCACGACGAGGCGCTCTTCGACTCCCGCGGCATCTACGGGTCCGTCAACTGGGTCGCGGTGACCCTGATGGTGGTCGGCTCGATCATCGGCTGGGGACTGGTCACCAACACGATGGCCGACTTCACCAAGTGGCAGGGCTACCTGCTCGGCCCGCTGGGGGGCAAGGAGGGCGCCTGGGCGTACTCGAACCTCGGCGTGCTCGTCGCGATCCTGATCGGCTTCTTCGGCTACTGGATCCTGTGCGGCGGCCGGGTCCGCCGTCAGCAGTAG
- a CDS encoding HAD family hydrolase codes for MIQAVVFDLGEVLASPPSLLPGHAARLGVEESALRAHYWDGRPDYDAGSSDADYWGPLLERLGVDATPELIDDTARYDASCWSELRATARQLLRDVRGAGTTVAILSNAPVAMKVAADTAPWREDVHHLFISGTLGVVKPDHDIYRHVERRLGLEGREIAFVDDRLPNVEAAAELGWQAHHWVSDADTRVWLVGLGVI; via the coding sequence ATGATCCAAGCAGTCGTGTTTGACCTCGGCGAGGTTCTCGCCTCACCTCCCTCACTGCTGCCGGGGCACGCCGCACGGCTCGGCGTCGAGGAGTCGGCCCTGCGTGCGCACTACTGGGACGGTCGGCCGGACTACGACGCCGGCTCCTCCGACGCGGACTACTGGGGGCCGCTCCTGGAGCGCCTCGGAGTGGACGCGACGCCGGAACTGATCGACGACACGGCAAGGTACGACGCGAGTTGCTGGAGCGAACTGCGCGCGACCGCCCGACAGTTGCTGCGCGACGTGCGGGGTGCGGGGACCACCGTCGCGATCCTGTCGAACGCGCCGGTCGCCATGAAGGTCGCAGCGGACACCGCGCCTTGGCGCGAGGACGTGCACCACCTGTTCATCTCGGGAACGCTCGGCGTCGTGAAGCCCGACCACGACATCTACCGTCACGTCGAGCGGAGGCTCGGGCTGGAGGGCCGCGAGATCGCCTTCGTAGACGACCGGCTACCCAACGTCGAGGCGGCCGCCGAACTCGGCTGGCAGGCCCACCATTGGGTCAGCGACGCCGACACGCGCGTCTGGCTGGTCGGCCTCGGCGTCATCTGA